The Peribacillus simplex genome contains the following window.
ATTTACAAAAAGCATTATCAACCATCATGAGAACGGATATAATCACAGGGCACCCGCTAGATTTCGTCGAAGAAATCGGGGCTGTTTTTTGCGATAACAATATCAGCTGCCTTCCAATCGTAAAAGAAAGGAAGTTAGTAGGCATCATAACCGGTTCTGATTTGCTTCATTCATACGTTGAGTTGACCGGAGTCAACCAGCCCGGTTCCCAAATCGAAATCAAAATCCCTGATAAGGCAGGTACCCTTCATGATATTGCCCGCATTTTCAAAAGGCGCAATTCCAATATCCTGAGCACTCTTGTTTATCCTGAAAAAGATGGGACCGATTATAAGATTCTTGTAATTCGAGTGCAGACGATGAATCCATTTATGGTGGTGGAGGATTTGAAGAAAGAGGGCTATACCGTTTTATGGCCTAGTCTACCGGGGATTTCCCATGAATGATACATCCCTTTTTGTCTATTCGGATGAACTCCTTACCTATAAATTCAACGATGAACATCCGTTCAATCAAAAACGGCTTAAACTCACGCTGGATTTGTTAAAAAAACACCATGCCATCAGTGATGATCAAATTATCAAGCCAAGAATGGCTACAGATGAAGAATTGGAATTGATCCATGATCAGCATTATGTAAACGCTGTCAGATTAGCAGGGCAGGGTAAGCTCCCCCCTGAAAAGGCCATGAATTACGGGCTTGGAACAGAAGATACCCCAATCTTCCCCAGGATGCATGAAGCAAGCGCCTTGCTTGTAGGCGGTACATTAACTGCGGTTGATGCCGTCATGACCGGCCAGTCCCTGCATGCACTTAATCTTGGAGGGGGCCTGCATCACGGTTTCCGAGGGAAAGCCTCGGGCTTCTGCATTTATAACGATAGTTCGGTCGCGATTAAATACCTGCAAAAAAAATATGGGGCACGTGTCTTATATGTCGATACTGATGCACATCATGGCGACGGAGTCCAATGGTCATTTTATGATGATCCGGATGTATGCACCCTATCCATTCATGAAACGGGACGCTACTTATTTCCCGGCACAGGCAATATTAACGAACGGGGTCAAGGAACAGGATACGGCTATTCATTCAACATCCCGGTTGATGCATTCACGGAAGATGGCTCCTGGCTCGAATGCTATACAGTTTCCTTTAAGGAGGTCATTGAATTCTTCAAACCGGATGTCATTTTAACGCAAAACGGAGCGGATTCCCATTATTACGATCCGCTCACCCATTTATCGGCCACCATGAAGATTTATAGAGAAATACCAAAGTTAGCCCACGAAATGGCTCATAAGTATTGCGAAGGACGGTGGATTGCAGTAGGGGGCGGGGGATATGATATATGGCGCGTCGTCCCGAGGGCTTGGTCGAGGGTCTGGCTTGAAATGACGGATAATGATATATCAGGTCCCTTATCAAAAGAATGGCTTGAATGCTGGCAGCCTGAGTCCCCAGTTTCGCTACCGAAAGAATGGGATGATATGGAGGATATATACGAACCCATTCCGAGGAAGCCTGAAATTACCGAGAAAAATGCCCTGACACTTGAAAAGGTTCTATATCCCATTCGGTCTTCCAAGCAAACATCGGCAAGCAAGGACCACAGTAAACCAAAAGATCGTTGAAAAACGATCTTTTTTTTAAGAAACAAAAGAGAGTGCCCCCAGGACACTCTCCAAACCAGCTTATTTCGTTGATTGACGATTTTCAATCCGATGTGGCAGGATCACTTTTTCATGACCTTCCTCCACTTCTTCTTTATTCATCAACTTTGTCAGAAGCCTCATCGCAACGGCACCAATATCATATAAAGGTTGAACGATCGTCGTGATTTGCGGTCGCACCATCAATGTCAATCTCGTATTGTCGAAGCTGATCACTTCAAAGTCTTCCGGTACATTATACCCTTTGTCCTGTGCCGCATGGACAATTCCAAGCGCCATTTCATCAGCACTGGCGATGAATGCCGTCGGTTTCTCTTCAGCTTCCAGTGACTTTTCAAAAGATTCGATTCCTGAATCATATGTATAATCGCCTTCAACAATATAGCTTTCATCGAAAGTAAGCCCAGCTTCTTTCAACCCTCGTTTATAACCAGTCAATTTCTTTTCATCAATCAGCGCGGAAGGATTTCCGCTTACAAAAGCGATATGCTTGTGGCCTTTTTTAGCAAAGAAGGTCACTGCGTCGAATGCCGCCGCCTCATAATCAATATTAACCGATGGAACTTGTCCGCTTTCATCCACCGAACCTGCCAGAACGATTGGAACGGGTGAATTCTTAAACTCTTTGACATGCTCATCAGAAATGTTACCGCCCATGAATACGATACCATCCACTTGTTTTCCAAGCATCGTATTCAACAAATGGAATTCCTTATCTATATTCTCATCGGAACTGCTTAGAATGATATTGTATTTATACATGGTGGCTATATCTTCTATGCCTCGTGCCAATTCGGCAAAAAAGATGCTCGAGATATCCGGAATTATGACCCCGACTGTTGTTGTTTTCTTGCTGGCAAGACCCCTTGCCACTGCATTGGGACGGTACCCCAACTTCTCGATCACATCCGAAACTTTCTTCCTTGTTGCAGGCTTTACATTCGGATTCCCGTTAACTACACGGGAAACGGTGGCCATGGAAACATTCGCCTCACGCGCCACATCATAAATGGTTATATTATTCATTCATCCATTCCTCCATTTCTTTCATTTTCCCCATAAAAGACCCGAATTATTTCGGGAAAAATTCTTTTATGCGTTTTCCTCTATAAGGAAGATTATTTTAGGAACGATCTGCCTAACAAAAAATGCAGTCCTACTCTCTTCTCAGTCAAAGATTCAATACCCTTTTCAAGTATAAAATTCACATAGATATCACTTTATGTATGACTCAATCTTCCGAACAGTTCTCATTCTTGTTATTTATCATACGATAGTCGAATCTTTCCTGCAATCCAATAGTGCCTATTTCGATGCTTTTTCTGCAAAAACAAGTATTTTACCATTAAAAATAGCCCTTGCCAAGGAGGTAAGGGCCGTAAGTAGATATTTTAAAGACTTTCCAGCTTATACAGTTACCCAATTCAAACGTTTAATTTCATCGTAGAATTCATCAAATTGTTTGAAGTCCATTTGCTGTGCAGAATCCGATAAAGCAACAGATGGGTCTGGATGCACTTCTGCCATTACACCGTCAGCACCGATTGCAAGCGCCGCTTTAGCCGTCGGAAGCAAGAGGTCGCGACGTCCAGTGGAATGCGTCACATCAACCATGACCGGTAAATGGGTTTCTTGTTTTAAGATCGGTACGGCAGAGATATCAAGTGTGTTTCTTGTTGCTTTTTCGTAAGTGCGGATACCGCGTTCACAAAGGATTATGTTGCCATTGCCCTGCGACATGATATATTCCGCTGCATGAATGAACTCTTCAATCGTTGCAGCCAGTCCGCGTTTTAAAAGAACTGGTTTATTTACGGCACCAGCCGCTTTTAGCAAGTCGAAGTTTTGCATGTTGCGTGCACCGATTTGGATGACATCAATATGATCGATCGCCGCTTCGATATCGTTAGCGCTCACGATTTCACTGATGACGGCCAAGCCGTATTCGTCAGCAACACGTTTAAGTATTTGTAAGCCCTCCAAACCAAGTCCTTGGAAGTCGTATGGGGATGTACGTGGCTTAAATGCACCTCCGCGCATCAATTTCAAACCTTTAGCTTTAATGACTTCCGCCACCGCAGCAGTTTGTTCATAAGATTCAACGGCACATGGTCCGAAAACGAAGCTCGGGATTCCATTACCGACCAATTCACCCTTAATGTCGATGATAGTGTCTTCAGCCTTTTGTTTTCTAGATACAAGAAGCGTTTTCTTCTGATCGTCTTTTTGAAGCTCCAAGCCCAATTTGAAGATTTCTTTGAAAATATGTTTAATCGAACCAAGATCAAGCGGTCCTTGATGATTAGCTTCGATAAGATCCAGCATTGTTCTTTCACGGACCGGATCGTAACGGTTTACACCTTGTTTTTCTTTAACGCGACCAATTTCCTGTACAAGTTCAGCACGTTGATTAATAAGATGTAATAACTGAAGGTTCACATCATCCAGTTGATTACGAAGTCCATCAAGCTCTTTGTTGCTCATTACAAATCCATCCCTTCGTTTTTTAAAATAGAAATCGGTTCAGCGGATTCAAACTAAAAAAATCCCATCCGGACCCTCGAACATCCACCCCGATTGTTTTATCAATGAAAATTTTAGAATATTTCATGTATGATAAAATCAATTATAAATGAAGTGTCCATAAATGTCACTAACTTTTTCTTTAATAATTAAACGCTTTTAAGCATTAAAGTTATAAATACTTAAAACTAGGTGCCGCTCATGCCAGAAAAACGATTACACAGAATATTGAAACACGATCCGTTGTAGGAATTATATTGGAAATAGAACAGGAAAGCTATCATTTAATTGATCATTTTTCACAAGAACATAGAAAAGTTTAAATCTTCTGCCACTTGTCCGAAGCCGGGAAATATTTATAGAGTCTTTACGGAAGGGCCTCCCTAGAAAAGGTTTCCCCAGGATTAACATCCTTAGGCCCGCCAATCAATGGAATAATAAAAGGCCGGATTCCCTACCTAAGGGATCCGGCCTTTATCAATCATTCATTAATGGCTTTGCTTAATGAATCATATGTAATCCGCCAATGAGATTCATTCCAGGCCGGTTTTCCACTTTTAAAAAGGATGGCCTGAGGTGATTGATGTTTGATATCAAATGTTTCTGCCACATAATTGGATAGTGGACGAGCTTCCTGAACGGCTAAATAGGCCGTTTTAAGTTGTTCGTTCTCTAAGATGTACTTTTCATATTGTTCATATGCTTCAGCACTGACCGGGCATGTTACGCTATGCTTGAAAAGTAGGAAAGTATCCTCTTTTAAAAGCTGATTGAATTGTTCTTCTGTTTCAATTTTGGTAATCTTCATAATGCATCTCCTTTCCTTGTACATATAAATTTTACCATCAAAAAGGCGGTGAAGCCACCGAAGCGCTTCACCGCCTTATTCTACGTAACTTTATGTCACTTCATCCCTTTTAAAAGAATGGAGGGTCAAGAATTTATTTCGTTAGTTTATTCTCTGTTTCATCAAATGCCTTTTTCGCTTCATCAAGTTTTAATTTTGCCGTATTCTTGTTTCCGCTTGTAGGATCGGCAGGATCAGTTTCCGGGTTGCTGCCGTTAGCAAAATTCGTTTCTACAGATACGATAGGGGAATCGGAAGTTCCCGTCACATCTATATCCTTATTGCTCGAATTTGTCGTATCATCAGCAGAGTCGCCGTTTTCTTTTCCCGTTTTTAGTCTTTTCACTTTATTAACGATATTTGAAGATTTATTTGAAACGATTTCCGTTACGGAGCTTGTTTTTTCTTTTGCAGTATCAGCAAGAACCGTACCTTTTTCCATCGCCGTTTGTCTTAATCTCTCCGTTTTCTCTGAAATGTTTTTAGCTTGTTCATTGAAATCGTTCCTTAGTTCCTTGCCTGTTTTGGGAGCCATGAACAAAGCAGTGGCCGCTCCGATCATCCCGCCGATCAAGGCGCCAATCATAAAGTCCTTAGAATTGATCGAGTCGCGTTCGTCCTCATATGATTTCTGATAGTCCTTTGTCTGAAATTCTTTTTGAGTCATAATACATTCCCCTTTCAATTTTCAGTTCATTTTTTATATAACTAGATTTATGATCTAGAACGTAAAAACCTTTTTTTAGGCAGGTTATCGGTTTCCAGTGCTTCCCTTTCTAATTCCGCACTTTCAGTTGGGGTTGGGGCAGCCTGTTTGCTTCTAGTCTTCCATTTATCCCTAATCTCTAAAGCTACATTACTCCATTGTACAATCTGTGAGATTCGTTCTTGATTATTATCAATCTCAGCCTGCACTTTATGGGAAACCTTTTGGATGGAAGAATTAAAGCTTGAGATGGATGTACCTACATCCTTCACAGCATCCACCACCGTGTTCAGGTTTTCTGACTTTTGCTGCAAATCTTCAGCCAACGTATTCGTTTTATGTAATAGCTGGGTAGTTTCGAGCGTTATGCCCTGCATTTGGCTCTCTAGTCCTGTCAGCGTCCGGGCCACACTGTCCAGGGTTGTTTGAAGCGATGTCAGTACCTTTGTCAGGAAAATAACAAGGACCAAAAAGGCTATCGCTGCAACAGCAGCACTTACGTATAAAATAATCTCCATTGGAACACCTCCGAAAAAATCGACTTATTTAGTAGCTGTTAGATATTAATTACCCCTTCCCTATTATTATAAACGTATTTATTTTTTCAATATACCCCATCAAACCCTAATCTGGAAATATTGTTGCCTGCATCCAGTTCCTCCATGAAATTCATGGGGTGACACTTATGGCTGGAAATCGGGTATGATAGAAAGATAAGTCGAATTTAAACAATGGAGGTATTTTTATGAAAGATCCCAGAATTGAAACATTGGCTAAAAATTTAATCAATTATTCCGTGAAGCTTCAAAAAGGTGAAAGAATCTTGATCGAAAACTTTGGATTGCAGCGTGAACTTGTTAACGCCCTTGTGAATGAAGCCTATGCAGCTGGTGGTTACCCATTCGTCCTTTTAAAGGATCACCAAGTCGATCGTGCCTTGTTGATGGGTGCCAAAGAAGAACAGTACAAGATGATGGGTGAGTTTGAAGCAAACGTAATGAACCAGATGGATGCCTATATCGGGCTTCGTGCCGGGGATAATATCAATGAACAATCCGATGTCCCTCCAGAGAAGATGGCGATTCATGGACAGACAGTCGGTAAAGTACATAGAAATATCCGCGTGCCAAAAACAAAATGGGTCGTACTTCGCTACCCGACAAATTCCATGGCCCAATTAGCCAAAATGAGCACTGAAGCATTTGAAGACTTTTATTTCGAAGTCTGCAACCTCGACTATGGCAAAATGAGCGCAGCAATGGACAGTCTTGTCGAATTGATGGATAAAACGGATAAGGTCCGCTTAACCGGGCCCGGAACGGATCTAACCTTCTCCATCAAAGACATTAAAGCCATCAAATGTGCAGGTGAGCTGAACATTCCTGACGGTGAAGTATATACGGCTCCTGTTAAAGATTCCATCAATGGAGTGATTTCGTATAATACTCCGTCCCCTTATCAGGGCTTTACTTTTGAAAACGTGAAGTTAACATTCAAGGATGGAAAAATCGTTGAAGCGGCTGCGAATGATACGGATCGCATCAACAAAATTTTTGATACTGATGAAGGCGCACGATATGTCGGTGAATTTGCAATTGGTGTAAATCCTTATATTCTACACCCGATGCAGGATATCCTCTTTGATGAAAAAATTGATGGAAGTTTTCATTTCACTCCCGGACAATGCTATGATGATGCCTTTAACGGAAACCATTCAGACATTCACTGGGACCTGGTCAACATTCAACGCCCAGAATACGGCGGAGGGGAAATCCATTTTGATGACGTCTTGATACGTAAGGACGGGCGCTTCGTTTTACCTGAACTGGAAAATTTAAATCCAGAAAATTTAAAATAACAAAAATTCCAATAAAAAAACGACCGACCCGTGCTAACGGATCGGTCGTTTTTTTATTTTACCTGCAGTGAATGCTCGTAGGCTGCTTGGAACTTCTGAATGTCCCCCGCACCCATGAATAACACGACACTGTTTTCATGATTTTGCAATATTGCAGTTGTGTTCTCCGTTATCAGCTCGGCACCTGGAATTTTATCTTGAAGGTCCTCAATCGACAACTTCCCTTGATGTTCACGGGCAGATCCAAAAATTTCACATAAGTATACTTTGTCGGCCAAATTCAAGCTGTCGGCGAATTCATCCAGGAATGCCTGCGTTCTCGAGAAAGTATGCGGTTGGAATACCGCAACAACCTCACGCTCTGGATATTTCTGACGCGCCGAGTCCACAGTTGCAGAGATCTCGGTCGGATGGTGTGCATAATCATCAATGATGATCTGGCTTCCGATTTCCTTTTCGGAGAACCTGCGTTTAACTCCGCCAAAAGTCCGCAATTGGGCTTTCACAGCTTCTTTATCCAAGTTTTCATATTTACAAAGTGCAATGACACCAAGTGCGTTCAACACATTATGCTTTCCAAAGGTAGGAATAGTGAATGTATCATAGTAATTGTTCCTTACGTGCACATCAAAAGTGGTGCCATCCGGAGTGACGGAAACATTTTTCGCTTGGAAATCATTTCCTTCTGCAAATCCGTAAAAAATAACTGGTACTTTAGCCTGAATATGTGGTAAATGCTCATCATCCCCGCACGCAAAAATGCCTTTGTTGACTTGAAGGGCCATCGTTTGGAAAGCCTCGAACACGTCTTCGACATTGGCGTAATAATCAGGATGGTCAAAATCGATATTCGTCATGATTGCATAATCCGGATAATATGAAAGGAAATGACGGCGATATTCACATGCTTCGAATACGAAGTAATCAGAATTCACGATTCCTTTACCCGTTCCATCCCCAATCAAAAAGGATGTCGGTTTAGGCCCGCCCATTACATGGGCCAGTAAGCCGGTCGTCGATGTTTTACCATGCGCTCCCGTAACCGCCACGCTGATAAAGTTTTTCATGAAATCACCTAGGAAACGGTGATAACGGATGATCGGCAAACCAAGTTCCTTTGCCTTCATGATTTCCGGATGACTATCCGGAAACGCATTTCCTGCAATGATGGTCATTCCAGGTTGAATATTTTCCTCGTTAAAAGGAAGGATTTTAATCCCGGCTTTTTCTAATGCCAATTGTGTAAAAAATTCTTTTTCGTAGTCGGAACCCTGCACTTCAATATTCATATCATGCAGTATTTGTGCAAGAGCACTCATACCCGACCCTTTAATTCCCACAAAATGGTAAGCAGTCATAAAGCGAACCTCCACCAATCGTCTACCTGTATGACAGTATATGACGTCATCTTTTATTTGTTTTTTCATTACGAGACTTGTTAGAAACGCAATTTCTTCATAGTTTTTCATGCTTATATTTTCAATCTTTCATCAACAAAAAACTATTATATCACTTTTTTATTCATTCATCCATGTCAGGGAGGTTCCAATTTATAAAATCATTGGCTTTTGCCTCAATTAACGTGATAATAACAAGGTTTTCACCCTTTTACATTATATACAATTTCCTTTTAATAGGTTCTCTTAATTAACATGTAAAAATTCCAGTTCTTCTTCCGTAATCAAAACATCCCTGGGCCTTGAGCCCCTGGATTCAGAAACGACTCCTTGCTGCTCCATCATTTCTATTAAACGCGCTGCACGGTTGTAACCGACACGGAAGCGCCTTTGGACACTCGATGCAGATGCAGCCTGTTGGCTCACGACAAATTCACATGCCTCGAAAAATAGTTCATCCGCTTCTTCCGTGACCTGGGCCCTGTTCAACAAGTCTTCCTGTTCAAACAGATATTTAGGCTGCTGCTCCAGTTTGACATGGTTGACAACTTGATCGATTTCTTCATCACTTACAAAAGTCCCTTGCAGGCGAACCGTTTTTGAAGAGCCGTTTTCAGCAAATAACATATCGCCTCTTCCCAACAGTTTTTCCGCACCTCCGCTATCGATGATCGTACGGGAGTCGACTTGTGAAGAAACCGAAAAAGCGATCCTTGTCGGGATATTTGCCTTGATCAATCCAGTTATGACATCGACAGACGGTCTCTGAGTGGCTACAATCAAATGAATGCCACAGGCCCGGGCCTTTTGAGCAATCCGGCAAATCGCTTCCTCTACATCAGCCGGGGACATCATCATTAGATCCGCAAGCTCATCGATGATCACTAGGATATAAGGCAGCTTGCTTGAAAATTGACCGGCTTTTTCCGCTTGGTCATTAAAGCGGGTGATATCACGTACACCTGCATGTACAAACAATTCATAACGCCGTTCCATTTCCTCTACCGCCCATTTAAGCGCGGCCGTAGCCGCTTTTACATCGGTTATGACTGGACTGACCAAATGCGGGATTCGATTATATGGGGCAAGTTCGACCATTTTGGGATCGATCAACAGCAATTTCAACTCCTGCGGCGTCGCTTTATACAGCAAGCTTACCAGCATGGTGTTGATACAGACACTTTTCCCCGATCCCGTTTGCCCGGCTATCAATCCATGCGGCATCTTCCTCAAATCCGTGATTATCGGCTGACCGGATATATCTAGTCCCAAAGCCACAGCAAGCGGTGATTCATGCTCTTGAAACTCATTACTTTCCAAAACCTCCCGCAAAAATACCGGCTTGCTTTTCCTGTTCGGAATCTCGATCCCAATTGTATGTTTACCCGGTATAGGCGCTTCCATCCGCATATCCTGAGCGGCAAGGCTTAATTTGATGTCATCCATCAGGTTCGTCACTTTATTCACCTTCACACCGGGTTCCGGATGCACCTCGAATCGGGTTACTGCCGGTCCTTGAGTGACATTGACGACCTTAGCACGGACATTGAAGTTTTTCAAGGTCTCATCAAGTAATAAAGTCTGTTCTTCGAGCCACTCATCATCATGCACAGCATAAGTGGGAGGTGTCAGCAACTCGATATTCGGAAACACATAATATGGATTATCATCGGCTTCAACGGAACCAAACACTTCCGGGGTATCGCTCTGCCAACCTTCTGCTGAAGCCCCTGTATTATCAGCTTCTTGATTCCCATTTTCAGAAATGTGATGTTCCTGTTCAAATGCAGGCTTAAAGACAGGAGTCGAACCGATATTGGATTCAGCTGTTTTGTCAGGCACTGCGACCGTTACGTTGCCATATTCAGTATCCACTAAGGTTGAGGGTCCTTGAATGACCGGAGTCTCCTCCTTCGACATAACTTTGCCATCCTCCGGTTCCCGTTCAGGAATGGAGGATGGTTTCGCTTGTCCTGCCTCCGTTTCATCAGCATTGATCAGAGATCGCTTATCAGGTGAAACGATTACCCTTTCGGCATTAGGGCTTTTTTTTTCCGGCAGCATTTTATTCATGAACTCATTTTTTTCCCGGTCTTGCTTAAGCATCATCACATTAAATGGGATATGTTTTTTCGGACGATTAGGCTGTTCCGGTTTTGCCTCTGATGGATCACTTTCTGGATGGATCCCTTGACTTACAGGTGGTTGAGTCGATTGTACCGGGACCGATATAGCTTCAGCCGGCTTGTCCATGATGGATACAGCGACTTCGCGTCCAAAATCAATTGGGTCCTGTTCATAAGACTCTTTTTCTTCCGCATGCTCATCTATAACAGGCTCACTTACTGCTTCTTCAGGTCGTGCCTCAATGGACTTCTTACGAAAGAAAGCGGGTATCTCCGCCCCTTCCCTTTTTTTTTCCGCTTGCTCTTGTACAAGAACAGATGGTTTTATCGTCAATTCCTCAAAGGCTTTTGGGGTTTCAGGGATGGATCTTGGAATCTCAATATCGGGTTCTTCTTTATTAAGGACGGGCAATTTGCTTTCTAATTCATATTCGACAATTCCTTCAGAAGGGATTATCTTTTTTTCCGGACGACGGAACCCATAAATGGGTGAAGGGATTTCCGTTGGGCGGAATGGAGTATTTGAAGGGACTATTTTCGAGTTTTCCTCCCGATCTAAGCTTCTCCGTTTTGTTTCGGGATCCCTAACAGGCCTTCTCGTTTCTTTGGTCACATTCCCCTGCTCTGGTTCGTGATTTTCCCTGTTTCTTTCCCTAGGCTTTCTTTTTTTCTGCTCCCGGTCAGGAATGAGCGGAAACTTGAACTGTCCTTTGGGATATTGAAACAGGATTTTCGTATCCGGATCTGGAGTCTGTGACATTTTTTCCACTGTTTGATTGTAAACTTTTATTTCTTCTTTCTTTGACTTCGGTAGCTTCGAAAAATCCATATTTCTTAATGTCTCTTCATCAAGCGGTTCATCTATAATAATTTCTTCGATTTCAATAATTTCCTCTGCTTGGAACCATTTTTTCATCTTATTTAGCCATTTCAAACGTATCACTCTTTCTACATCTGTAGTTATGTAACTAATTCTACCAGTTATTTTTAAAATATCGAGAAAATTTAAGCTAAATTGGGATTTGTATCTGCTTTTTTATCGTATTCTTTACAAAAACTCTACCTATTCCGCAGAACTCCTATCCTATTAAACCCCTTGTGGAATGAGTTTAAACCTATCCATTGTGAAATACCCTCAGCCTCTAGTCTACTATTAAAATAAAACACCGCTGTTAAATCACCTTTACAATGAGATTAAGTTTACATGCAAACCGGGTGGAGACTGGTCAAATCATTGCATCATCCTTCACGGAACCTCCGGTGGCATCCAAACTGCCGAAGCCTATAAAACACCGTTCGTTAATACTGAACCGTGTTTTGTGGGTTCCAACGTTTTTTTGCAAAAAAAGACCAATGGTACTATTCCCATTCATAAAAGCTGCTTACAACCTGCGCCACTGATTTGGAAGCGATCAAAGGGCATCTTCATCAATATCGAATTTAGGATGGTGATTGAATTATGCCTTCTCCATCCCTTTCAGTTTACAGCCGATGTAAAAGAAGCAGCCTGGAATCTTTTCTGCATAATACGAAAAATCTTCTGAACCTGAGAAAATCGGAAATTCCTAACCTTCTTAAGATCTTTGTCATTCATGCTTTCCAGGCTATTTTTCACGAAACCAGTCAGTTCAGGGTCCTTGTTGGAAAATGCTTCACTTTCTTTTAGTTCAACTCTATTAAACTTGTATATACTTCTCCATAAAAAACAGGACCGCTGCCAAGCTGGAGTTTTCCATGCTGACACGGTCCTTATGTTTTGCAAGATATTATAGTTCACGCTTTTTGTTTTTACCCAAAATGAAGATGGGCTCCAGCTCATTTTCTTCATAAAGGAAAGATAGAGCCGTTATCGGTACATGACCGCTGGCAAAGAAGCTCATGGCCATTTGCGCAAGAATATCATAACCCGTATCATTCTTCACATCGGCAATGATGATGACATCCTGATGCGGAATGGCCACGGCCATGGTTCCCTCGACCTTATCCTTCATTTCCCGGAGCCAGGATTCATTTAGGATTCTGCTGGCATCATATCCGTCATTCGTGTTCAAAAAATAAAATGCATTACCTGCAACGATATCCGACTTCATTTCAGTTGAGAGGGAACGGGCATTGAAAAGGGCAATTTCACGGATCCTGTCACCCTGCCAATTTTCCCGTTGAAGCATCTTTTCATCTATAAGGCGGTAGGTCTTCCCTAAATCAAGGGCATAGAAAATCCGGGTTTCAGCCGTATGATCATCGAATAAAAATGGATTTCCGTCTTCCGATTCCATAGGAAAGGAGGTTGAGCGGATGACTGGGAAAATGGATTTCTCCTTGCCTTCCATGCTGTGATCTTCCCCCATTACATTCAGGGCCTCTTCCACATAATAGGTAATTTCATCGATGGCTTTTTCCTGTACGTTTTCATAGTTAGCAAGTACAGGAGGCAACTCGATGGTGATCCCCTTCCCGGTCTTCACATTTTCCACACGTAACGTA
Protein-coding sequences here:
- the ytxJ gene encoding bacillithiol system redox-active protein YtxJ → MKITKIETEEQFNQLLKEDTFLLFKHSVTCPVSAEAYEQYEKYILENEQLKTAYLAVQEARPLSNYVAETFDIKHQSPQAILFKSGKPAWNESHWRITYDSLSKAINE
- a CDS encoding DUF948 domain-containing protein, whose protein sequence is MEIILYVSAAVAAIAFLVLVIFLTKVLTSLQTTLDSVARTLTGLESQMQGITLETTQLLHKTNTLAEDLQQKSENLNTVVDAVKDVGTSISSFNSSIQKVSHKVQAEIDNNQERISQIVQWSNVALEIRDKWKTRSKQAAPTPTESAELEREALETDNLPKKRFLRSRS
- a CDS encoding acetoin utilization protein AcuC, which codes for MNDTSLFVYSDELLTYKFNDEHPFNQKRLKLTLDLLKKHHAISDDQIIKPRMATDEELELIHDQHYVNAVRLAGQGKLPPEKAMNYGLGTEDTPIFPRMHEASALLVGGTLTAVDAVMTGQSLHALNLGGGLHHGFRGKASGFCIYNDSSVAIKYLQKKYGARVLYVDTDAHHGDGVQWSFYDDPDVCTLSIHETGRYLFPGTGNINERGQGTGYGYSFNIPVDAFTEDGSWLECYTVSFKEVIEFFKPDVILTQNGADSHYYDPLTHLSATMKIYREIPKLAHEMAHKYCEGRWIAVGGGGYDIWRVVPRAWSRVWLEMTDNDISGPLSKEWLECWQPESPVSLPKEWDDMEDIYEPIPRKPEITEKNALTLEKVLYPIRSSKQTSASKDHSKPKDR
- a CDS encoding bifunctional 3-deoxy-7-phosphoheptulonate synthase/chorismate mutase — encoded protein: MSNKELDGLRNQLDDVNLQLLHLINQRAELVQEIGRVKEKQGVNRYDPVRERTMLDLIEANHQGPLDLGSIKHIFKEIFKLGLELQKDDQKKTLLVSRKQKAEDTIIDIKGELVGNGIPSFVFGPCAVESYEQTAAVAEVIKAKGLKLMRGGAFKPRTSPYDFQGLGLEGLQILKRVADEYGLAVISEIVSANDIEAAIDHIDVIQIGARNMQNFDLLKAAGAVNKPVLLKRGLAATIEEFIHAAEYIMSQGNGNIILCERGIRTYEKATRNTLDISAVPILKQETHLPVMVDVTHSTGRRDLLLPTAKAALAIGADGVMAEVHPDPSVALSDSAQQMDFKQFDEFYDEIKRLNWVTV
- the ccpA gene encoding catabolite control protein A: MNNITIYDVAREANVSMATVSRVVNGNPNVKPATRKKVSDVIEKLGYRPNAVARGLASKKTTTVGVIIPDISSIFFAELARGIEDIATMYKYNIILSSSDENIDKEFHLLNTMLGKQVDGIVFMGGNISDEHVKEFKNSPVPIVLAGSVDESGQVPSVNIDYEAAAFDAVTFFAKKGHKHIAFVSGNPSALIDEKKLTGYKRGLKEAGLTFDESYIVEGDYTYDSGIESFEKSLEAEEKPTAFIASADEMALGIVHAAQDKGYNVPEDFEVISFDNTRLTLMVRPQITTIVQPLYDIGAVAMRLLTKLMNKEEVEEGHEKVILPHRIENRQSTK
- a CDS encoding YtxH domain-containing protein; translation: MTQKEFQTKDYQKSYEDERDSINSKDFMIGALIGGMIGAATALFMAPKTGKELRNDFNEQAKNISEKTERLRQTAMEKGTVLADTAKEKTSSVTEIVSNKSSNIVNKVKRLKTGKENGDSADDTTNSSNKDIDVTGTSDSPIVSVETNFANGSNPETDPADPTSGNKNTAKLKLDEAKKAFDETENKLTK
- a CDS encoding acetoin utilization AcuB family protein, whose translation is MIVEKIMNEDIITLTPTDTIHSAVLIIKEKRIRHIPIVDDSFQLVGLVSDRDIRDAAPSIFRTAENENDLQKALSTIMRTDIITGHPLDFVEEIGAVFCDNNISCLPIVKERKLVGIITGSDLLHSYVELTGVNQPGSQIEIKIPDKAGTLHDIARIFKRRNSNILSTLVYPEKDGTDYKILVIRVQTMNPFMVVEDLKKEGYTVLWPSLPGISHE